Below is a window of Plasmodium sp. gorilla clade G2 genome assembly, chromosome: 6 DNA.
tatactAAGAAATTTATTACTTTGTGAAGgctgaatatatattactggattttaaaaaaatttcattatattttatttatttataatatatatatttatatatatattattttttttttaaagggtTTAAGTTACCTAAAAATTTTTAGgtgtataaaataatttgttttgaaccaatatttgttatttgtactaatacatatatatatatatatatatatatttgtgattagaggaattataaaaaatggtgaatattaaataaagaaccatttaatttaatatggagataatataaaaaattcaaaatatatgttatttatgaataataacaagaagtaatatattttgctatattaatataaagcCGTACAAGCCCAAATCTTATACATATTTGTAAATctgtaaaatataaatatgtatgtgtATTTATTCAAAGCCATATAAAGGAtagaataaaaaagaaaaaattataaattgaTTACATTATTgtttcatttctttttcttcttagcTTTGCTTTGctttgttttgttttgttttgttttgttttttgttttagtttattaaataatttttttttttttttctttcttttttattataatgaatgGTGTTATATTAAATGGACAGTACGTTTCTGAAAAGATTGATAAATTTGTTTTAGAAAAGATTAAATATGAGAATGATAAAAGTGTAAATAGTATTAGAtgtaaaaagaagaaaaagttattcataatatattcaaagaATATAGTAtcatattcttatttatatataatattaaagaaaagtatatatttaaattcaGATGTTGTAATTGTTCTTATAAGAGTAAATAAGAATGTAAGTGAAGAAAAGTTGactaaaataataaaaaaaattaatataaatgaaaataaggATACttcattaattattttatcacCATTAagttatcatataaataaatgttacATATCAGAATTtatacaaaaagaaaaagatattgATTGTTCTAATTATAAAcgaattttaaaattaattaacaTAATCGATGAAAATTCTTTTTGGAAAAGCAAAACAAATAatcaaattaataattataaaaaaatgaattatgattatatatgttCCTATGATAATTGTAGAGTATTATTACCTTCCCTTTTTCCTTTTTGGAAAATtattcaaaatttttatatggcatatttttatttgttcttaAAATGGTGTATGCATGTTGAAAATGGAAAGATGATAGCAGATAAAAAACGAAATGTGtttcaaatattttgttgtaataatttgataaataataatgaggaTATGATTATtccatataaaaaagaaaatatcaataaattttataatatgtcttttttatgttataatgaaaaaaaaaaatatattcatattaagaATTTTAATAGGAAAGAAgatctttataatataataatatattcacatTTGAAATTTAATAAAGGATGTGATAATAACCAAAATgatgttttaatatttaattatttgaaaaatgttaattataatttaccTTGTTGTATTCATTcaattttactttttattaaatattataatattgaaatgaaaaataaaaatattttaattttaaataataatataaatatatttttaacattatttattttttttatgagaaataatatttcaacAGTAGTTTATGATCCATTGAATGGACAAGTTTTATGTAGgtatgagaaaaaaaaaaattctgatgacaacaaaaaaatttatttgaatattaatgggaatgaaatattaataacaaaTGAAGAAGATTTTAAAAGgaaatgtaaaatatttataaatcaGTTTgtgtataat
It encodes the following:
- a CDS encoding bifunctional methylenetetrahydrofolate dehydrogenase/cyclohydrolase, putative; its protein translation is MNGVILNGQYVSEKIDKFVLEKIKYENDKSVNSIRCKKKKKLFIIYSKNIVSYSYLYIILKKSIYLNSDVVIVLIRVNKNVSEEKLTKIIKKININENKDTSLIILSPLSYHINKCYISEFIQKEKDIDCSNYKRILKLINIIDENSFWKSKTNNQINNYKKMNYDYICSYDNCRVLLPSLFPFWKIIQNFYMAYFYLFLKWCMHVENGKMIADKKRNVFQIFCCNNLINNNEDMIIPYKKENINKFYNMSFLCYNEKKKYIHIKNFNRKEDLYNIIIYSHLKFNKGCDNNQNDVLIFNYLKNVNYNLPCCIHSILLFIKYYNIEMKNKNILILNNNINIFLTLFIFFMRNNISTVVYDPLNGQVLCRYEKKKNSDDNKKIYLNINGNEILITNEEDFKRKCKIFINQFVYNYKKYGHNKNKEILKNMENEIIKSSDIIIIGIGRHHILSKRHIKENVIILDLGINLIPSPPKKKKNTKKKEQTKKKHFAYNMKNDESVYNYDAKINKGNVIGEEYEFNNMYFTKSKNVIQNNYYLPLQKFNKKIGEYNKVYNFRRNHKRRHANLLYKLKRDYYFLNRSYGYKYINDNKLKRIMRISNKKILNDNKSKLKYINCLANILKNYVIMGDVDVSCKSKCSYISSVPGGLGPITTSMLFYNLYFKN